A genomic window from Haladaptatus caseinilyticus includes:
- a CDS encoding S8 family serine peptidase, whose protein sequence is MTEPPFPGLDRRTVLRGVGAVAAGSMLTHPVQASSETTIIDDELDLSTPGPHEVLVVFDARESMDRLTDLDLPKGKHEYSVLPITYTALSSDAIRTAAGWDDVRRIRKAVELAYHNDDSRDAMGVDVVQQELGYDGSSVDAVVIDSGFSGPHPDFEGRLESNWQWVDNPLGTRDPDWLNLGAEGDTDDLGHGTHCAGIVAGDGSASDGRYKGMAPGARLSVYSVNQAVYLPYVVGAWDHVLSRADDPNDDFDPAVVSNSYGVARDVRYNPNDPVNIATWEAFVRGIVPVFSAGNSGPEADTLSRFAKAPHVLCVSATRDDKHVTGFSSRGRTPDENRETNYDRKKALWNLVRFHAAMTDWQYVVDVGTWEGTVGPAADNGTAGTDASTESEFHEWNSPPNADTLELALDVTPEGEQVRVSIREGSKDGTVIAQMGEEPVHQHRTLTTDIDGGTTYWVEVEPMISVAVEYTLDYESHETVPGEPVKQRPVGLYRSSVGTPGDMVMSTLGPTDPLDAYGADTEPYYGPMSGTSMSCPAAAGVCTLIIDAARKNGHDPSPIDVINTIEATARDVHKSYTPWNIGSGFVDALSAVKRAESGDFARFSETTLTDPDTPTALTVTGSRSDDGSAFTGGQTDQVDISVRSVSYVATVRDTIPAEWTVDADYGDVERVETAGDVKHVFLGSVAPTDGEVTRTYFAEAPDDTSDTGQYTFGPAEAESAKTDDDWIAFGGTETNTVVGEDSNA, encoded by the coding sequence ATGACGGAACCTCCATTCCCCGGACTCGACCGTCGAACCGTCCTTCGCGGCGTCGGTGCCGTCGCGGCCGGGTCGATGCTCACCCATCCTGTGCAGGCGAGTTCCGAGACGACCATCATCGACGACGAACTCGACCTCTCGACTCCAGGCCCCCACGAAGTGCTCGTCGTCTTCGACGCGCGTGAATCGATGGATCGGTTAACCGACCTCGACCTCCCGAAAGGGAAACACGAGTACTCCGTGCTTCCCATCACTTACACGGCGCTGTCGAGCGATGCGATTCGCACCGCAGCCGGATGGGATGACGTTCGTCGGATCCGGAAGGCCGTCGAACTGGCGTATCACAACGACGACTCACGCGATGCGATGGGCGTCGATGTAGTCCAGCAAGAACTCGGCTACGACGGGTCGAGTGTCGATGCTGTCGTCATCGATTCCGGGTTCAGCGGGCCGCATCCGGACTTCGAGGGCCGACTCGAATCCAACTGGCAGTGGGTGGACAACCCGCTCGGGACGCGGGACCCCGACTGGCTGAACCTCGGTGCGGAGGGCGATACCGACGACTTGGGCCACGGCACCCACTGCGCCGGGATCGTCGCGGGTGACGGTTCGGCCAGCGACGGGAGATACAAAGGCATGGCTCCCGGGGCGCGCCTCTCGGTCTACTCGGTGAATCAGGCGGTCTACCTGCCGTACGTGGTGGGTGCGTGGGATCATGTGCTTTCCCGCGCGGACGACCCAAACGACGACTTCGACCCGGCAGTCGTTTCGAACTCCTACGGTGTCGCCCGGGACGTTCGATACAATCCGAACGATCCGGTGAACATCGCTACGTGGGAGGCGTTCGTCCGGGGCATCGTTCCGGTGTTCTCGGCGGGTAACAGCGGCCCGGAGGCCGACACGCTTTCGCGCTTCGCCAAGGCACCACACGTCCTCTGTGTGAGCGCGACTCGCGACGACAAACACGTTACGGGCTTTTCATCGCGGGGTCGAACCCCGGACGAGAATCGAGAAACCAACTACGACCGCAAGAAGGCACTCTGGAACCTCGTCCGTTTCCACGCCGCGATGACCGACTGGCAGTATGTCGTTGATGTCGGGACGTGGGAAGGGACGGTCGGCCCCGCCGCGGATAATGGGACGGCTGGCACCGACGCATCGACGGAAAGCGAGTTCCACGAATGGAACTCCCCGCCGAACGCGGACACGTTGGAACTCGCGCTCGATGTCACGCCCGAAGGTGAGCAGGTGCGGGTTTCCATTCGTGAGGGAAGCAAGGACGGAACCGTCATTGCACAGATGGGCGAAGAACCCGTCCATCAACACCGGACACTGACGACCGACATAGACGGTGGGACGACCTACTGGGTCGAGGTCGAGCCGATGATTTCAGTCGCCGTCGAGTACACCCTCGACTACGAATCTCACGAAACGGTTCCCGGCGAACCGGTGAAACAGCGACCGGTCGGTCTCTATCGTTCGTCGGTAGGCACACCCGGCGACATGGTGATGAGCACGCTCGGACCGACTGACCCACTCGATGCCTATGGAGCTGACACTGAACCCTACTACGGGCCGATGAGTGGCACCTCGATGTCCTGTCCGGCCGCCGCAGGCGTCTGTACCCTCATCATCGATGCGGCCCGAAAGAACGGTCATGACCCATCCCCCATCGACGTCATCAACACTATCGAGGCGACTGCCCGTGACGTTCACAAAAGCTACACGCCGTGGAACATCGGCTCCGGCTTCGTCGATGCTCTGTCCGCCGTGAAGCGTGCCGAGTCAGGCGATTTCGCACGATTTAGCGAGACGACGCTTACAGACCCCGATACGCCGACAGCGCTCACGGTGACCGGTTCGCGCTCGGACGACGGGTCGGCGTTCACCGGTGGCCAGACGGATCAGGTGGACATCTCCGTACGTTCCGTATCGTACGTCGCGACAGTGCGCGATACGATTCCGGCCGAATGGACCGTCGATGCCGACTACGGCGACGTGGAGCGCGTCGAAACTGCAGGTGACGTAAAACACGTCTTCCTCGGGTCGGTCGCACCGACAGACGGTGAGGTAACTCGTACCTACTTCGCGGAAGCACCGGACGACACGAGCGACACCGGCCAATACACGTTCGGCCCGGCCGAAGCCGAGTCGGCGAAGACGGACGACGATTGGATCGCATTCGGCGGGACGGAAACGAACACGGTCGTCGGCGAGGATTCGAACGCCTGA
- a CDS encoding M14 family zinc carboxypeptidase, producing MTNENSSFDSTGITRRDFARLATATTGALALPGAAEAKLTSGKMTARYQYTVNHTEDKYAVATLIEFTSDAGFGDLDTLDVEYRRTTNPKPAAHAHLTTAEVGDVLDIPAAERLSHSPGSNPFWRLGEYPLGVFPEPKESTGFIDYEQMVDGLEHLESQHPDRLKFYSIGESPGHYNYVTGEDDPKDIHVAELTNNVNDAASFEGKEKVMFSLSLHGLERAGAEAGSRFIEDVLSGEDSDIADLLDDLVIVFVYSNADGWVAKHPQYESGWQLLGPEGGAPVVPFYERGNDGVYDTNRQAPSVGFINPGHYPGEPLGANLTDDEPGIDSDVPDYAAERVPDQMAIIEHFREYENLNYGADLHGALTSSKFVLGLISQDQFDHGQLHELYQFNRTIDETLEPALSKWNTLADAQQRLTGELNPKALGFETLPEQAFDYAGIWDTIHYTVSGGVLDWMSHPEELGGLGMTTMDFEMAYSHMIGSNVYDPELVDMQVLG from the coding sequence ATGACAAACGAAAATTCATCGTTCGATAGCACAGGTATCACACGACGCGACTTCGCACGACTCGCAACCGCGACGACGGGCGCACTCGCACTTCCCGGTGCGGCGGAGGCGAAACTGACATCGGGGAAGATGACCGCCCGCTACCAGTATACCGTCAACCATACTGAGGACAAGTACGCTGTCGCAACACTCATCGAATTCACGAGTGATGCAGGCTTCGGCGACCTCGACACGCTCGATGTCGAGTACCGACGGACGACGAACCCCAAACCGGCTGCACACGCTCATCTCACGACGGCTGAGGTCGGCGATGTCCTCGACATCCCTGCAGCAGAACGACTTAGTCACTCACCCGGGTCGAACCCGTTCTGGCGGCTCGGCGAGTATCCGCTGGGTGTCTTCCCGGAACCCAAGGAGTCCACTGGGTTCATCGACTACGAGCAGATGGTCGATGGTCTCGAGCACCTCGAATCGCAGCATCCCGACCGGCTGAAGTTCTACTCAATCGGGGAATCTCCCGGGCACTACAACTACGTCACCGGCGAGGACGACCCGAAGGACATCCACGTCGCCGAGCTGACCAACAACGTCAACGACGCGGCGTCGTTCGAGGGCAAGGAGAAGGTGATGTTCAGCCTCTCGCTGCATGGCCTCGAACGCGCCGGTGCGGAGGCCGGATCGCGGTTCATCGAGGACGTCCTCTCCGGCGAGGACAGCGATATCGCCGACTTGCTCGACGACCTGGTCATCGTTTTCGTCTATTCGAACGCCGACGGTTGGGTCGCCAAGCATCCACAGTACGAGAGCGGTTGGCAGCTGCTCGGTCCGGAGGGCGGTGCGCCCGTCGTCCCGTTCTACGAGCGGGGCAACGACGGCGTTTACGACACGAATCGGCAGGCACCGTCGGTGGGTTTCATCAACCCTGGCCATTACCCGGGTGAGCCGTTAGGCGCGAACCTCACGGACGACGAACCCGGCATCGACAGTGACGTTCCCGACTATGCCGCCGAACGCGTCCCCGACCAGATGGCCATTATCGAGCACTTCCGGGAGTACGAGAACCTCAACTACGGCGCCGACCTCCACGGGGCGCTGACCTCCTCGAAGTTCGTGCTCGGCCTCATCAGCCAGGACCAGTTCGACCACGGCCAACTACATGAACTCTACCAGTTCAACCGTACCATCGACGAGACCCTCGAACCGGCGCTCTCGAAGTGGAACACGCTGGCGGACGCTCAGCAGCGACTCACCGGCGAGCTGAACCCGAAAGCGCTCGGCTTCGAAACGCTCCCCGAGCAGGCGTTCGATTACGCCGGAATCTGGGACACCATCCACTACACCGTCTCGGGGGGCGTCCTCGATTGGATGAGTCATCCCGAGGAGCTCGGCGGTCTCGGGATGACGACGATGGACTTCGAAATGGCATACTCGCACATGATCGGGTCGAACGTCTACGACCCGGAACTCGTCGATATGCAAGTGTTGGGATAA